One genomic region from Marinobacter szutsaonensis encodes:
- the otsB gene encoding trehalose-phosphatase: MNKTDTAGVGLSSDRFDAVVLDLDGVITQTAKVHATAWKMTFDDYLAKHTAEGEHSEPFDIETDYHRYVDGKPRYDGVRSFLQSRGLDLPEGKPDDGSDQETICGLGNRKNELFQEKLRHEGVEVYASTISLIRTLRRAGLRTAVVSSSRNCRAVLEAAGIIDLFDTRVDGVELQKCRLAGKPAPDIFIEASRRLASEPHRCIGIEDATAGVQAAQAAGFGCVIGVNRGDQADALLEHGADVVVADLGELHIVTASGDTPPTRQLPSALDHLNEIVPTHDREPVLFLDYDGTLTPIVPHPNDAILSDTMRATLQRLARLCKIAIVSGRDLGDVRNRVGIKGIWYAGSHGFDISGPKGERNEYQEGRDYLPALDAAEHSLREKLGAIPGCLVERKRFAVTAHYRQVAQDQVDSVKQVVDQINSSHTGLRLTAGKKIYELQPDINWDKGKALRWLMRALDTDPARFIPLYIGDDITDEDAFRELAPDGIGILVAERDQPTYAAYRLDDPDAVQQFLNQLSDKLARLGP, from the coding sequence GTGAACAAGACAGACACCGCCGGTGTCGGTCTCTCATCAGACCGTTTCGATGCCGTGGTGCTTGATCTCGATGGCGTGATCACGCAGACGGCCAAGGTGCACGCCACGGCATGGAAGATGACATTCGACGACTACCTGGCGAAACACACGGCGGAAGGCGAGCATTCCGAACCGTTCGACATCGAGACCGATTATCACCGGTATGTGGACGGAAAGCCGCGCTATGACGGTGTGCGCAGTTTCCTTCAATCACGCGGTCTCGACCTGCCCGAGGGCAAGCCGGATGATGGTTCCGATCAGGAAACGATCTGCGGCCTTGGCAACCGCAAAAATGAATTGTTCCAGGAAAAGCTGCGCCACGAGGGTGTTGAGGTTTATGCATCAACCATTAGCCTCATTCGCACATTACGCCGGGCCGGACTCCGCACCGCCGTGGTCTCTTCAAGCCGCAACTGCCGGGCGGTGCTGGAAGCCGCCGGAATCATCGACCTGTTCGACACCCGCGTCGATGGCGTAGAACTGCAAAAATGCAGGCTGGCGGGCAAACCAGCTCCGGACATTTTCATCGAGGCCAGTCGTCGCCTCGCAAGCGAGCCGCATCGTTGTATAGGGATTGAAGACGCCACGGCAGGCGTACAGGCGGCCCAGGCCGCAGGCTTCGGATGTGTCATCGGCGTCAATCGCGGCGACCAGGCGGATGCGTTGCTCGAACATGGCGCTGACGTTGTCGTCGCTGATCTTGGTGAATTACACATAGTGACGGCTAGTGGGGATACGCCACCCACCAGACAACTGCCTTCGGCCCTGGACCATCTGAACGAGATCGTCCCGACCCATGATCGGGAGCCGGTGCTGTTTCTCGACTATGACGGCACCCTGACGCCTATCGTGCCCCATCCGAATGACGCGATATTGAGCGACACCATGCGTGCAACCCTGCAGCGGCTAGCCAGGCTATGTAAGATCGCCATCGTCAGCGGTCGGGATCTCGGTGACGTGCGCAACCGGGTTGGCATAAAGGGCATCTGGTATGCCGGCAGTCACGGCTTCGACATCTCCGGACCAAAGGGCGAGCGCAACGAATATCAGGAGGGTCGTGACTATCTGCCAGCGCTCGATGCCGCGGAACACAGCCTGCGCGAAAAACTCGGCGCGATTCCGGGTTGCCTGGTGGAACGCAAGCGATTTGCGGTCACCGCGCACTACCGTCAGGTAGCGCAAGACCAGGTGGACAGCGTCAAACAGGTGGTCGATCAAATAAACTCCTCGCATACCGGGCTTCGCCTGACGGCTGGCAAGAAAATCTATGAGCTACAACCGGATATCAATTGGGACAAGGGCAAAGCACTACGCTGGCTAATGCGGGCCCTGGACACGGATCCGGCACGTTTTATTCCTCTGTATATAGGGGATGACATAACCGACGAGGATGCTTTCCGCGAGTTGGCGCCAGACGGAATAGGCATTCTGGTAGCAGAGAGAGACCAGCCGACCTATGCTGCCTACCGCCTTGACGACCCCGACGCGGTGCAACAGTTTCTCAATCAACTGAGCGACAAACTGGCGAGACTCGGCCCATGA
- a CDS encoding glycosyl hydrolase family 65 protein, whose amino-acid sequence MNGWKLVYEEFNPQQEALREALCTLGNGYFASRGAAPESSAGGTHYPGTYIAGCYNRLQTQIAGETIENESLVNAPNWLALTFRIENGNWFDVGNVNVLSYHQKLDIKKAILTRTIRFCDPDGRHTRVDQRRLVSIEHPHLAALETSIHAEDWSGSIEVRSALDGEVVNAGVERYRDLNKRHLNPGTAASIADDSFWLEVETSQSRIRIVQAATTRLWRGEQCITPAPAVDQAEGYIAHHYQTRLNPQQPLRIEKVVALYTSRDHAISEPGLEARKAIARAPTFDVLASRHNLMWKQLWQRFDFDIEHDDPEEEEKTERNLRLHILHLVQTISPHVMDLDVGVPARGLHGEAYRGHIFWDELFIFPLFNLRMPEITRALLRYRYRRLDEARRAARIAGYRGAMYPWQSGSNGREESQRLHLNPESGNWIPDNSHLQRHINAAVAYNVWQYYQVTRDMEFLSFYGAEMFFEIARFWASIASYNKRLERYEILEIMGPDEYHDFYPTAETPGLNNNAYTNIMAVWVLLRALELREILPSKRFTELCQLMNLSSEEFEHWDKVSHNMHVPFHKDDSDNDIISQFEGYEELKEFDWEGYREKYGDIQRLDRILEASGDSANNYRASKQADVLMLFYLFSSEELGELFTHLGYPFEYDTIPRNIDYYMRRTSHGSTLSRVVNSWVLARADRPGAWPLFAKALDSDVADIQGGTTSEGIHTGAMAGTVDLIQRCFTGIETRGDVLWLNPSLPEGLSSLTLNVRYRQHLLGLYVTPSRLRISTEPSEEKPIRIGIVSDIHEFKPGEVREFQL is encoded by the coding sequence ATGAACGGCTGGAAACTGGTCTACGAGGAATTCAACCCCCAACAGGAGGCGCTGCGAGAGGCGTTGTGCACACTGGGTAATGGTTACTTCGCCAGCCGCGGTGCCGCGCCGGAGTCGTCGGCGGGGGGGACCCACTATCCCGGCACCTACATCGCCGGTTGTTATAACCGGCTGCAAACCCAAATCGCCGGTGAAACCATCGAGAACGAAAGCCTGGTCAACGCCCCCAATTGGCTGGCGCTTACCTTCCGCATCGAAAACGGCAATTGGTTCGACGTCGGCAACGTCAATGTCCTTTCCTACCATCAAAAGCTGGATATCAAAAAAGCCATTCTCACGCGGACGATCCGCTTTTGCGATCCGGACGGGCGACATACCCGCGTCGACCAACGGCGCCTGGTCTCCATAGAACATCCGCACCTCGCTGCCCTGGAAACCAGCATTCATGCCGAGGACTGGAGCGGTAGCATTGAGGTACGCAGCGCACTGGACGGCGAGGTCGTCAATGCCGGTGTTGAGCGCTACCGTGATCTGAACAAACGCCACCTGAATCCTGGGACAGCCGCATCCATTGCAGATGATAGCTTCTGGCTGGAAGTCGAGACCAGCCAGTCCCGCATTCGTATCGTCCAGGCCGCAACGACTCGTCTGTGGCGCGGTGAACAATGCATCACTCCGGCACCGGCGGTGGACCAAGCCGAAGGCTACATTGCCCACCACTACCAAACCCGGCTCAACCCGCAGCAGCCTTTGCGCATTGAGAAGGTCGTTGCCTTATATACCTCCCGCGACCATGCCATCAGCGAACCAGGGTTGGAAGCGCGCAAGGCGATTGCCCGAGCCCCGACGTTCGATGTTTTGGCCAGCCGCCATAACCTGATGTGGAAGCAATTGTGGCAGCGTTTTGACTTCGACATCGAACATGATGATCCAGAAGAGGAAGAAAAAACCGAACGTAATCTGCGGTTGCATATCCTGCACCTGGTTCAGACCATTTCACCTCATGTTATGGATCTGGATGTCGGGGTGCCGGCACGCGGTCTGCACGGGGAGGCCTATCGCGGTCATATTTTCTGGGACGAGCTATTCATCTTCCCCCTATTCAACCTCCGTATGCCGGAAATCACCCGCGCGCTGCTTCGCTATCGTTATCGCCGCCTGGATGAGGCACGTCGCGCCGCGCGCATCGCCGGATATCGAGGCGCCATGTATCCCTGGCAGAGCGGCAGTAACGGTCGTGAGGAAAGTCAGCGGCTACACCTGAACCCGGAGTCAGGCAATTGGATACCCGACAACTCCCACCTCCAGCGCCACATCAATGCAGCGGTGGCGTATAATGTCTGGCAGTATTATCAGGTTACCCGTGATATGGAGTTTCTGTCTTTCTATGGGGCGGAAATGTTCTTCGAGATCGCCCGCTTCTGGGCCAGCATTGCTTCCTATAATAAAAGGCTCGAACGTTACGAAATTCTCGAGATCATGGGCCCGGACGAATATCACGATTTCTATCCAACTGCCGAAACCCCCGGCCTGAATAACAACGCCTACACCAATATCATGGCGGTGTGGGTACTGCTGCGCGCGCTGGAACTTCGGGAAATCCTGCCGAGCAAGCGTTTTACCGAACTTTGCCAGCTAATGAATCTGTCATCAGAGGAGTTCGAGCACTGGGATAAGGTAAGCCACAATATGCATGTGCCTTTTCATAAGGATGATTCTGACAACGACATCATCAGCCAGTTCGAAGGTTACGAGGAACTGAAAGAGTTCGATTGGGAAGGTTATCGTGAAAAGTATGGTGATATTCAGCGACTGGACCGGATCCTGGAAGCCTCGGGGGATAGCGCAAATAATTATCGGGCTTCCAAGCAGGCCGACGTTCTGATGCTTTTCTACTTGTTTTCGTCAGAGGAACTCGGAGAGCTGTTTACGCATCTCGGCTATCCCTTCGAGTACGATACCATTCCCCGCAATATCGACTACTATATGCGGCGCACTTCCCACGGCTCCACTCTGAGCCGGGTGGTCAACTCCTGGGTATTGGCGCGGGCAGATCGTCCAGGCGCCTGGCCACTCTTCGCCAAAGCGCTCGACAGTGATGTCGCCGACATCCAGGGAGGCACTACGTCGGAAGGTATCCACACCGGTGCCATGGCCGGCACTGTAGATCTCATCCAACGCTGCTTTACCGGTATCGAGACCCGAGGCGATGTCTTGTGGCTGAATCCGAGTCTGCCTGAGGGGCTGAGTAGCCTCACACTCAATGTCCGTTACCGCCAACATCTGCTGGGATTGTATGTTACACCCAGCCGTTTGCGGATCAGCACGGAGCCTTCCGAAGAAAAGCCGATCCGAATTGGTATTGTCTCGGATATCCACGAGTTCAAACCGGGGGAAGTCCGCGAGTTTCAGTTGTGA
- a CDS encoding Crp/Fnr family transcriptional regulator produces the protein MPTRKRKSTRLRRSAMHGLNGDAKEGDFEAFVSAIIDKGARKKVFTAREVIYREGDQADKVFMILDGMAKLLSYLPNGRARIVRLHSLNHWLGLEALLDQPYEQTAIAVEDVEVVYVSMNDLHLLERDNPRQYCELLKQGYRHLALADRCLADFSTGGIRSRVARLVDFLAKLEYGETANRVELLTVHEMADMLGVTPESVSRILAEFKRNDILHRMSDHLDEVYEIKAEQLQHEARQ, from the coding sequence ATGCCCACACGGAAGAGAAAAAGCACGAGACTTCGCCGAAGCGCTATGCATGGCTTGAATGGAGACGCGAAAGAAGGAGATTTCGAAGCATTTGTTTCCGCGATCATAGATAAGGGAGCCAGGAAAAAAGTTTTTACGGCCAGGGAGGTGATCTATCGCGAGGGTGATCAGGCCGACAAAGTATTCATGATTCTTGACGGCATGGCCAAATTGCTCAGTTATCTGCCAAACGGTCGTGCGCGTATCGTCCGATTGCACAGTCTCAATCATTGGCTTGGATTGGAAGCGTTGCTTGACCAGCCATACGAACAGACTGCCATCGCCGTTGAAGATGTGGAGGTGGTTTACGTGTCCATGAATGACCTGCATCTGCTCGAACGGGACAATCCGCGGCAATACTGCGAGCTGCTCAAACAGGGTTACAGACATCTGGCCCTGGCCGACAGGTGCCTCGCGGATTTCTCGACCGGAGGAATCAGGTCCCGGGTGGCGCGGTTGGTGGATTTCCTTGCCAAGCTTGAATATGGTGAAACAGCTAACCGGGTCGAGCTGTTAACGGTTCATGAAATGGCGGATATGCTAGGCGTTACGCCGGAAAGCGTGAGCCGGATTCTGGCAGAGTTCAAACGCAACGATATCTTGCACAGAATGAGCGATCACCTGGACGAGGTATACGAAATAAAAGCCGAGCAACTTCAGCACGAAGCTCGACAGTAA
- the guaA gene encoding glutamine-hydrolyzing GMP synthase, translating to MAQNIHDHRILILDFGSQYTQLIARRIREIGVYCEIKAFDITDEELREFNPKGIILAGGPESVTQLGGPRAPEDLFDRGIPVLGICYGMQTMAEQLGGRVASSEKREFGYAQVKVRAKGPLLADITDHLTPAGESLLDVWMSHGDKVVAMPEGFELLASTESAPIAAMQDTSRNLYGVQFHPEVTHTLQGKRILEHFVMAICGCEALWTPAKIVDDAVRQIREQVGNEKVLLGLSGGVDSSVTAALLHKAIGEQLTCVFVDNGLLRLHEGDQVMDMFASNMGVKVIRVDAEDLFLSKLKGVDDPEQKRKIIGNTFIDVFDDEAANIKDVNWLAQGTIYPDVIESAASKTGKAHVIKSHHNVGGLPETMKMKLVEPLRELFKDEVRRIGLELGLPYDMVYRHPFPGPGLGVRILGEVKKEYADILRRADAIFLEELHRADLYHKTSQAFAVFLPVKSVGVVGDARRYEYVVALRAVETIDFMTARWAHLPYDLLEKVSNRIINEISGVSRVTYDISSKPPATIEWE from the coding sequence ATGGCCCAGAACATCCACGACCACCGTATCCTGATTCTTGATTTCGGTTCCCAGTACACCCAGCTGATTGCCCGCCGTATCCGGGAAATCGGCGTGTACTGCGAGATCAAGGCCTTTGACATCACCGATGAAGAACTCAGGGAGTTCAATCCCAAGGGCATCATTCTCGCGGGCGGCCCGGAATCCGTAACCCAGCTGGGTGGCCCCCGGGCGCCGGAAGACCTGTTCGATCGTGGTATCCCTGTGCTCGGCATCTGCTACGGCATGCAGACCATGGCTGAACAGCTCGGTGGTCGTGTGGCCAGTTCCGAAAAGCGGGAATTCGGCTATGCCCAGGTGAAAGTGCGCGCCAAGGGCCCCCTGCTGGCGGATATTACCGACCACCTGACGCCAGCCGGGGAGTCTTTGCTGGACGTGTGGATGAGCCACGGTGACAAGGTTGTGGCCATGCCGGAGGGCTTCGAGTTGCTCGCTTCCACCGAGAGTGCCCCGATCGCCGCCATGCAGGATACCAGTCGCAATCTATATGGTGTGCAGTTCCACCCGGAGGTAACCCATACCCTCCAGGGCAAGCGCATTCTTGAGCACTTCGTGATGGCTATCTGTGGTTGTGAGGCTCTGTGGACCCCGGCCAAGATCGTGGACGATGCCGTGCGCCAGATCCGCGAGCAGGTCGGGAACGAGAAGGTACTTCTCGGTCTCTCCGGCGGTGTGGACTCCTCGGTAACCGCAGCGCTGCTGCACAAGGCCATCGGGGAGCAGCTGACCTGCGTGTTTGTCGATAACGGCCTGCTGCGTCTGCACGAGGGCGATCAGGTCATGGACATGTTCGCCAGCAACATGGGCGTAAAGGTCATTCGTGTGGATGCCGAGGACCTGTTCCTGTCCAAGCTGAAAGGCGTGGATGACCCGGAGCAGAAGCGCAAGATCATCGGCAACACCTTTATCGACGTGTTCGATGATGAGGCAGCCAATATCAAAGACGTGAACTGGCTGGCCCAGGGCACCATCTATCCGGACGTGATCGAGTCTGCCGCCTCCAAGACTGGCAAGGCACACGTCATCAAGTCCCACCACAACGTGGGTGGCCTGCCGGAAACCATGAAGATGAAGCTGGTGGAACCGCTCCGGGAGCTGTTCAAGGACGAGGTGCGTCGAATTGGTCTCGAGCTGGGCCTGCCGTACGATATGGTCTACCGTCACCCGTTCCCGGGACCTGGCCTGGGTGTCCGTATTCTGGGTGAGGTCAAGAAGGAATACGCGGATATCCTCCGCCGTGCCGATGCCATCTTCCTGGAAGAGCTGCACCGTGCCGACCTTTATCACAAGACCAGTCAGGCCTTCGCCGTATTCCTGCCGGTTAAGTCCGTTGGCGTGGTCGGCGACGCCCGCCGCTACGAGTATGTGGTGGCCCTGCGCGCCGTCGAGACCATCGATTTCATGACCGCCCGCTGGGCTCACCTGCCGTATGACCTGCTGGAGAAGGTGTCCAACCGGATCATCAATGAGATCAGCGGCGTATCCCGGGTGACCTACGACATCTCGTCCAAGCCGCCCGCGACTATTGAGTGGGAGTGA
- the guaB gene encoding IMP dehydrogenase, whose product MLRIAEEALTFDDVLLVPGYSEVLPHQVSLQTQLTRNITLNIPLVSSAMDTVTEAELAIAMAQEGGIGIMHKNMTVEQQAAAVRKVKKFESGVVKDPITVSPDTTVRELVDITMANNISGLPVVDGHDLVGIVTGRDIRFESRMDTLVRDIMTPKDKLVTVKEGASLEDVKELLHRHRIEKVLVVNDEFELRGLITVKDIQKAKDYPLACKDEQGRLRVGAAVSTGGDTEARITALAEAGVDVIVVDTAHGHSKGVIERVRWVKQNFPEVQVIGGNIATSDAAIALADAGADAVKVGIGPGSICTTRIVAGIGVPQISAVSNVAAALKDRGVPLIADGGVRFSGDIAKAIAAGAHSVMIGSLLAGTDEAPGEVELFQGRSYKAYRGMGSLGAMGQGSSDRYFQDASKGIEKLVPEGIEGRVACKGPMRNIVHQLMGGLRASMGYTGSATMEEMRTKPEFVRITNAGMRESHVHDVTITKEAPNYRIG is encoded by the coding sequence ATGCTGCGAATTGCTGAAGAAGCCCTCACGTTTGATGATGTTCTGCTTGTTCCCGGATACTCGGAAGTTCTCCCCCATCAGGTCAGTCTCCAGACCCAGCTGACCCGGAATATCACCCTGAACATTCCGCTGGTATCGTCTGCCATGGATACGGTAACCGAAGCTGAACTGGCCATCGCCATGGCCCAGGAAGGCGGCATCGGTATCATGCACAAGAACATGACTGTGGAGCAGCAGGCGGCTGCGGTTCGCAAGGTCAAGAAATTCGAAAGCGGCGTGGTGAAGGATCCGATCACCGTGTCGCCGGATACCACTGTGCGCGAATTGGTCGACATTACCATGGCCAATAATATTTCCGGCCTGCCGGTGGTCGACGGTCATGATCTGGTGGGCATTGTTACCGGTCGTGATATCCGCTTCGAAAGCCGTATGGACACCCTGGTCCGCGACATCATGACACCGAAGGACAAGCTGGTGACCGTCAAGGAAGGCGCCAGCCTCGAGGACGTGAAGGAGCTGCTGCACCGTCACCGCATCGAAAAAGTGCTGGTGGTGAATGACGAGTTTGAGCTGCGTGGCCTGATCACCGTCAAGGACATCCAGAAAGCCAAGGACTATCCCCTGGCGTGCAAGGACGAGCAGGGTCGCCTGCGTGTCGGCGCTGCAGTCAGCACCGGTGGCGATACCGAAGCCCGGATTACCGCGCTGGCCGAGGCCGGTGTCGACGTGATCGTGGTTGATACGGCCCATGGCCACTCCAAAGGCGTTATCGAACGTGTCCGTTGGGTGAAGCAGAACTTCCCCGAGGTGCAGGTCATCGGTGGCAATATCGCCACCTCCGATGCAGCGATTGCCCTGGCGGATGCCGGCGCAGACGCCGTGAAGGTCGGTATTGGCCCCGGTTCCATCTGTACCACGCGCATTGTTGCCGGTATCGGCGTGCCCCAGATCTCTGCGGTGTCCAACGTTGCGGCCGCGCTGAAAGATCGTGGCGTCCCGCTGATCGCAGACGGCGGTGTGCGTTTCTCCGGCGATATCGCCAAGGCCATCGCAGCCGGCGCACACAGCGTAATGATCGGCAGCCTGCTGGCGGGCACTGACGAGGCGCCGGGCGAAGTGGAGCTGTTCCAGGGTCGGAGCTACAAGGCCTACCGTGGCATGGGTTCCCTAGGCGCCATGGGGCAGGGCTCCAGTGACCGTTACTTCCAGGATGCCAGCAAGGGAATTGAGAAGCTGGTGCCGGAAGGTATCGAAGGTCGTGTGGCGTGCAAGGGCCCGATGCGTAACATCGTGCACCAGCTGATGGGCGGTCTGCGTGCTTCCATGGGCTATACCGGTAGCGCGACCATGGAAGAAATGCGCACCAAGCCGGAATTCGTGCGCATCACCAATGCCGGCATGCGTGAGAGCCACGTCCATGACGTGACCATCACCAAGGAAGCGCCCAACTACCGTATCGGTTAA